In the genome of Amaranthus tricolor cultivar Red isolate AtriRed21 chromosome 15, ASM2621246v1, whole genome shotgun sequence, one region contains:
- the LOC130800996 gene encoding uncharacterized protein LOC130800996 encodes MSSDPNDWASNYFLNNLSSSNDDNNDKDNNNRVHGSSENTPSDSVKNIEEDDADDPRPNLPWLPTINKFNPISGNTIASKIRATFNYRQDVEGSSWKGKQYKWDSRLEHFVRRSWEEKAAKRYADMLFKWRRTLKSKSDFKRPSIDNETWARWKADWEHPDNKAVSARNSSNRRGGRGKVEATHIGGSIPHARTMRDLEHSKGQRPTAYEIF; translated from the exons ATGAGCAGCGACCCTAATGATTGGGCTAGCAACTATTTCTTGAATAATTTGTCGAGTAGCAACGACGACAATAACGACAAAGACAACAATAACCGAGTTCATGGGAGCAGTGAAAATACTCCAAGTGATTCCGTGAAAAATATAGAAGAGGACGATGCAGACGATCCTCGTCCGAATCTTCCATGGCTACCAAccataaacaa atttaatcCGATATCCGGGAACACCATTGCATCCAAAATAAGGGCTACCTTTAATTATAGGCAAGATGTCGAAGGTAGTAGTTGGAAGGGT aaacaatacaaatgggACTCTCGCCTCGAACATTTCGTTCGAAGGTCGTGGGAGGAAAAAGCCGCAAAGCGCTACGcggatatgcttttcaaatggcgTAGGACGTTGAAAAGCAAGTCCGACTTTAAACGTCCTTCCATCGATAATGAGACCTGGGCGCGATGGAAGGCTGATTGGGAACACCCAGATAATAAAGCCGTTTCGGCTAGGAATTCCTCCAATAGACGTGGAGGAAGAGGCAAAGTTGAAGCCACCCATATAGGTGGCTCAATCCCGCACGCTAGAACAATGCGGGATTTG gAACATTCAAAAGGTCAAAGACCCACGGCCTATGAAATTTTTTGA
- the LOC130800998 gene encoding uncharacterized protein LOC130800998, with protein sequence MSFYKFNFSSFTSISSSSDEENELIDNMVDYFFQYTIPPIVSTVQPRVRTNKKCQMQRDHSKSHSQLFNDYFAENPTYSTRLFRRRFRMRKHVFLRIMEVVSNNDPWFTTNIDATSKKGLSALQKCTAALRMLAYEVAAN encoded by the coding sequence ATGAGTTTTTATAAGTTCAATTTTTCCTCATTCacttcaatttcttcatcttctgatgaagaaaatgaacTAATAGATAATATGGTTGATTATTTCTTTCAATACACTATTCCTCCTATTGTTTCAACAGTACAACCAAGGGTGAGAACCAATAAAAAATGTCAAATGCAAAGAGACCATTCAAAAAGTCATTCCCAACTATTTAATGACTATTTTGCTGAAAATCCTACATATTCTACTCGATTGTTTCGACGTAGGTTTAGGATGAGGAAACATGTATTTTTACGGATAATGGAAGTTGTCTCCAACAACGATCCATGGTTCACTACCAACATTGATGCAACTAGTAAAAAAGGTCTAAGTGCTTTACAAAAGTGTACTGCAGCTCTTCGTATGCTAGCATATGAGGTGGCTGCTAATTAA